The following coding sequences lie in one Musa acuminata AAA Group cultivar baxijiao chromosome BXJ3-1, Cavendish_Baxijiao_AAA, whole genome shotgun sequence genomic window:
- the LOC135628706 gene encoding peptide methionine sulfoxide reductase A5-like, with protein sequence MELPRGGLLFLLWSIALFFASLANQAVGIRFPDRIPELTPTSQRPLRTAVFALGSFWRSEAVFGCLPGVVRTSVGYAAGSKTNPEYRNLGDHAECVRVEYDPKLIQFKQLLDVFWSSHDSRQVFGQGPDVGDQYRSIIFTNQTQEARLAAVSKEREQAKSRSSLVTTEIQQLGVFYPAEAEHQKFELKRNRFLLQLIGNMPDEELMTSSLAAKLNGYAAELCPTIIQRKIDAKIDEIVKNGWPVLREI encoded by the exons ATGGAGCTTCCCAGAGGCGGTCTCCTCTTCCTGCTGTGGTCTATCGCCCTCTTCTTTGCTTCCTTGGCGAATCAAGCCGTGGGCATCCGGTTCCCTGATCGGATCCCGGAGCTGACGCCTACGAGCCAGCGGCCCCTGAGGACTGCCGTCTTTGCCCTCGGGAGCTTCTGGCGATCCGAGGCCGTCTTCGGATGTCTTCCCGGCGTCGTCCGCACCTCTGTCGGCTACGCCGCTGGATCCAAGACCAACCCCGAGTACCGTAATTTGGGGGACCACGCCGAGTGTGTCCGA GTTGAGTATGATCCCAAGTTGATTCAATTCAAGCAGCTTTTGGATGTCTTTTGGTCTAGTCATGATTCTAGGCAAGTTTTTGGCCAAGGACCTGATGTAGGAGATCAGTATAG ATCCATTATCTTCACAAATCAAACCCAAGAGGCGAGGTTGGCTGCTGTAAGTAAGGAGAGGGAACAGGCTAAAAGTCGGAGTAGTCTTGTGACAACAGAAATCCAGCAACTGGGAGTATTTTATCCTGCTGAAGCTGAACATCAG AAATTCGAGCTGAAGCGTAATCGGTTTCTCCTGCAGCTGATTGGGAATATGCCAGATGAGGAACTCATGACATCAAGCCTAGCTGCAAAGTTGAATGGTTATGCTGCTGAGCTTTGCCCCACAATTATACAAAGGAAGATTGATGCAAAgattgatgaaattgtgaaaaatggtTGGCCTGTCTTACGGGAGATCTAG